A portion of the Leptospira wolbachii serovar Codice str. CDC genome contains these proteins:
- a CDS encoding HepT-like ribonuclease domain-containing protein, with the protein TRNLSEEITERFEFILESILLIENRFLKIKFPDDLINSQDGITILDSIAMRLQAIGDNVKSVVKLDRQFLNKFPEIEWEKIMKMRDVISHHYEGLDHEIVFNICKNKIPELKTSIESILKQLNGG; encoded by the coding sequence ACGCGTAATTTGTCTGAGGAAATAACTGAACGGTTTGAGTTTATTCTCGAATCTATTCTGCTGATCGAAAATCGATTCCTTAAAATCAAATTTCCGGATGATCTTATCAACTCTCAAGATGGAATTACAATCCTAGATTCAATCGCTATGCGATTACAAGCAATCGGAGACAATGTAAAGTCTGTAGTAAAATTAGACCGTCAATTTCTGAACAAATTCCCTGAAATCGAATGGGAAAAGATTATGAAAATGAGAGACGTTATTTCTCATCATTATGAAGGTCTCGACCACGAAATTGTTTTTAATATTTGTAAAAACAAAATACCGGAATTAAAGACTTCAATAGAATCCATCCTAAAACAACTCAACGGCGGTTAA
- a CDS encoding dual specificity protein phosphatase family protein, with amino-acid sequence MTKTERIYCAGPMFNPSEINELATISKYLESIGYATFLPPRDGLEIAELFKEIPKARDIVPEEEQGWAKYYLKSAIFAIDVYNILERCDGVVLNLNGRVPDEGGIVEATLAFTAGKPVVFYKTDYRTKLFGEDNLMVTGLARSNSLESPAIVETAIPNEVIEGLYISGLQASLNKNELRRTGITHILSLGSFLDDPHKGEFNHKSFRILDNKSESLSSILPECLEFIQEGRNNGKVLVHCLSGVSRSAAIVTAYLTKSNGMSVDESMQFLKTKRNVVNINEGFQEQLRALT; translated from the coding sequence ATGACAAAAACCGAAAGAATATATTGTGCTGGTCCGATGTTCAATCCATCCGAAATCAACGAATTAGCAACAATATCGAAGTATTTGGAATCCATAGGATATGCAACCTTCCTGCCTCCTCGGGATGGTTTGGAGATCGCCGAATTATTCAAGGAAATCCCAAAAGCTAGGGATATCGTACCGGAAGAAGAACAAGGCTGGGCCAAATACTATTTGAAATCAGCTATATTTGCTATCGATGTTTATAATATTCTGGAGCGATGCGACGGCGTAGTTTTGAATTTAAATGGCCGAGTGCCTGACGAGGGTGGAATCGTAGAGGCAACCCTTGCTTTTACGGCAGGAAAGCCGGTAGTATTCTATAAGACGGATTACCGGACCAAACTATTCGGCGAAGACAATTTGATGGTCACCGGCCTTGCGAGAAGTAATTCTTTAGAGAGTCCCGCGATTGTTGAGACTGCTATTCCCAATGAGGTAATTGAAGGTTTATACATTAGTGGTTTGCAAGCCTCCTTGAATAAAAATGAACTACGAAGGACCGGAATCACGCATATATTATCTTTGGGATCTTTTCTAGATGATCCGCATAAGGGAGAATTCAACCATAAATCCTTTCGAATCTTGGACAATAAATCGGAGTCATTATCCAGCATACTCCCCGAATGCTTAGAATTCATCCAAGAAGGGAGAAATAATGGAAAAGTTCTTGTCCATTGCCTTTCTGGTGTTTCCAGAAGTGCCGCAATCGTAACAGCATATCTTACAAAATCGAACGGAATGTCTGTTGATGAATCCATGCAATTTTTAAAAACGAAACGTAACGTTGTCAATATCAACGAAGGTTTCCAGGAACAATTACGTGCTTTAACATAA
- a CDS encoding DUF4256 domain-containing protein — MSNKKLSVKQSENLIKELKVRFEKNLVRHKDIEWTKIQKKLESNLEKLWSLNEMERTGGEPDVVGYDIKTGEYIFFDCSMETPKDRRSLCYDHKALDARKENKPKNSAIGMASEMNIDLLTEEQYRELQRLGNFDTKTSSWILTPASIRDLGGALFADFRYNTVFIYHNGAESYYAVRGFRGSLRV, encoded by the coding sequence ATGAGTAATAAAAAATTATCAGTAAAACAGTCGGAAAATCTAATCAAAGAATTAAAAGTTCGTTTCGAGAAAAACTTAGTCCGTCATAAAGATATAGAATGGACAAAAATACAAAAAAAACTAGAGTCAAATTTAGAAAAACTTTGGTCTCTAAATGAAATGGAAAGAACTGGCGGCGAACCCGACGTCGTTGGATATGATATAAAAACTGGTGAATACATTTTTTTTGACTGTTCTATGGAAACTCCGAAAGATCGACGAAGTCTCTGTTATGATCATAAAGCGTTGGACGCACGAAAAGAAAACAAACCAAAAAATTCCGCTATAGGCATGGCTTCAGAAATGAATATTGACCTGCTAACAGAAGAGCAATATAGAGAATTACAACGTTTAGGTAATTTTGATACCAAAACCTCCAGTTGGATATTAACACCCGCTAGTATCAGAGATTTAGGCGGGGCATTATTTGCAGATTTCCGCTACAATACAGTCTTTATATATCATAATGGTGCAGAGTCTTACTATGCAGTTCGAGGATTTCGAGGATCCCTCCGAGTATAA